One Chengkuizengella sediminis genomic window carries:
- the ccsA gene encoding cytochrome c biogenesis protein CcsA, which yields MESKTFVYDIIIYLYTLSLLFSFSDTIHKNRRAKWIGTGLLIIVWILQSNFFILRMIDNSYFPILTMFETLFFFSWIVVTISLMLNFILKHDLFVFAVNVTAFTIMALSFFSDSSAIPTLHSWEIHDELLFIHISLAISSYAFFLISFILSCLYLLLFHMLKKKKWFNYLKKLPSLEKIDKFAFYSVIIGLPLLLLSIILSLIWMVLTNHLSYLVDLKVINSLLVLVAYIFYLFKKLKKHTLGNILAFWNVIAFVLLLINFIISNYLSDFHIWIWM from the coding sequence ATGGAATCAAAAACTTTTGTATATGATATTATTATTTATTTGTATACCCTGAGCCTGTTATTTTCATTCTCTGATACCATTCATAAAAATCGGAGAGCGAAATGGATAGGGACAGGGTTGCTTATTATCGTTTGGATTTTGCAATCCAATTTTTTTATATTAAGAATGATAGACAATTCATATTTTCCAATTTTAACGATGTTTGAAACTTTATTTTTTTTCTCTTGGATCGTTGTAACCATATCATTGATGCTCAACTTTATATTGAAACATGATTTATTCGTATTTGCAGTAAATGTTACCGCCTTTACTATCATGGCATTAAGTTTTTTTAGTGATTCTTCAGCTATACCAACATTACATAGCTGGGAGATTCATGATGAGTTGTTATTTATTCATATTTCTCTCGCGATAAGCAGTTATGCTTTTTTTTTAATTTCATTTATTTTGTCATGTTTGTATCTTTTGCTTTTTCATATGTTGAAAAAAAAGAAATGGTTTAATTATTTAAAGAAGTTACCAAGCCTCGAAAAAATCGATAAGTTTGCGTTTTATTCTGTTATTATTGGATTGCCATTATTGTTATTATCTATTATATTAAGCTTGATTTGGATGGTGTTAACCAATCATTTGTCATATTTAGTGGATTTAAAAGTAATTAATTCATTATTAGTATTAGTAGCTTATATCTTTTATTTATTTAAAAAGTTAAAAAAGCATACTTTAGGAAATATATTAGCTTTTTGGAATGTAATCGCGTTTGTATTGTTATTAATTAATTTTATAATCTCAAACTATTTATCTGATTTTCATATATGGATTTGGATGTGA
- the hemA gene encoding glutamyl-tRNA reductase — translation MHIVVVGLNYRTAPVDIREKFAISEEQTPIALRMLKNTKSILECVMVATCNRTEIYAVVDRLHLCGHYIRSFMQNWFGVSREEFAKHLYVYEDEGAIEHLFKVTSGLDSMIIGETQILGQVKDAFLLAQSEKTTGTLFNHLFKQGITMAKRAHSETTIGENAVSVSYAAVELGKQIFGDFRNKTVMIIGAGKMSELTVKHLHANGAKKVIVVNRTISKARKLAEQFNGIACSFDGYHKYISETNIIISSTGSSELILTKGQVENLMKTRKTSSPLFMIDIAVPRDLDPDIMDIPNVFLYDIDDLEGIVQNNVEQRKQEAEKIEKMITQEIVAFENWYNTLGLGPVIQALQEKAADIHAETMESLLNKLPDLDDREIKIIRKLSKSIANQVLHDPIQRIKEMAGDRKGDAAIQLFSHLFALEEKLEENKEIVRLNHLEEKKQTEEKAKLLLLHKHKLAARP, via the coding sequence ATGCACATTGTAGTAGTTGGATTAAACTATCGTACAGCCCCAGTAGATATCAGAGAAAAGTTCGCAATATCTGAGGAACAGACTCCCATTGCTTTAAGGATGTTGAAAAACACAAAAAGCATACTGGAATGTGTTATGGTAGCAACTTGCAATCGGACAGAGATTTATGCTGTAGTAGACCGTTTACATTTGTGCGGTCATTATATTAGAAGCTTTATGCAAAATTGGTTCGGAGTTTCTCGAGAAGAATTTGCTAAACATTTATATGTTTACGAAGACGAAGGTGCTATAGAGCATTTGTTCAAAGTAACGAGTGGATTAGACTCTATGATCATAGGTGAAACCCAAATATTGGGACAAGTGAAGGATGCGTTTTTATTAGCACAATCAGAGAAAACTACAGGAACATTGTTCAATCATTTATTTAAACAAGGGATCACGATGGCAAAAAGAGCTCATTCTGAAACAACAATTGGTGAGAATGCTGTCTCCGTAAGTTATGCAGCAGTGGAATTAGGAAAACAAATCTTCGGTGATTTCCGTAATAAAACAGTGATGATTATCGGAGCAGGTAAAATGAGTGAATTAACAGTTAAACATCTTCATGCAAATGGTGCAAAAAAAGTAATTGTTGTAAATCGAACCATTTCAAAAGCTAGAAAACTAGCTGAGCAGTTTAATGGAATCGCTTGTTCTTTTGATGGTTATCATAAATATATTTCTGAAACAAATATTATTATTAGTTCCACAGGGTCATCTGAATTAATTTTAACTAAGGGTCAAGTTGAAAACTTGATGAAAACTCGAAAAACATCAAGTCCATTATTTATGATAGATATTGCTGTTCCACGTGATTTAGACCCTGATATCATGGATATTCCTAATGTGTTTTTGTATGATATTGATGATTTGGAAGGCATCGTACAAAATAACGTGGAACAAAGAAAACAAGAAGCAGAAAAAATTGAAAAAATGATTACACAAGAAATCGTAGCCTTCGAAAATTGGTACAATACGTTAGGTCTTGGTCCGGTTATTCAAGCCCTGCAAGAGAAGGCAGCAGATATTCATGCAGAAACGATGGAAAGTTTATTGAACAAACTACCTGATTTAGATGATCGTGAGATCAAAATCATTCGTAAGTTATCTAAAAGCATTGCAAATCAGGTTCTTCACGATCCCATTCAACGTATTAAAGAGATGGCTGGTGATCGCAAAGGAGATGCGGCAATTCAATTGTTTTCTCATCTATTTGCCTTAGAGGAGAAACTTGAAGAAAACAAAGAAATCGTAAGACTAAATCATCTCGAAGAGAAAAAACAAACTGAAGAAAAAGCAAAACTATTGCTTTTACACAAGCATAAACTAGCAGCTCGACCTTAG
- the speD gene encoding adenosylmethionine decarboxylase translates to MEYSTFGRHVVIDTWGVEVELLNNVEFLKEHMVQAAEECGATVLSVQEKKFDPQGVTILVMLSESHISIHTYPEKQFAAIDCYTCGVTVDPEKAINYLVSKLNPEQVHSKKIIRGLGELGVETPNIKNAQATTC, encoded by the coding sequence ATGGAATACTCAACTTTCGGAAGACACGTTGTTATAGATACTTGGGGAGTAGAAGTAGAATTATTAAATAATGTTGAATTTTTAAAAGAACATATGGTACAAGCGGCTGAAGAGTGTGGTGCGACTGTATTATCTGTACAGGAAAAGAAATTTGATCCTCAAGGGGTAACAATCTTAGTCATGTTATCAGAAAGTCACATCTCCATTCACACCTATCCTGAAAAACAATTTGCTGCAATAGATTGTTATACTTGTGGAGTAACGGTTGATCCTGAAAAAGCCATCAATTATTTGGTCTCTAAATTAAATCCTGAGCAGGTACACTCTAAAAAGATTATTCGAGGTCTGGGAGAATTAGGTGTAGAGACTCCAAACATAAAAAATGCACAAGCTACGACTTGTTAA
- a CDS encoding TetR/AcrR family transcriptional regulator — MTAYPSEQKRYMILDSAFYLFSTKGFYETKISEIAEHAGIAKGTVYLYFSSKEELFKEITRRNFSLFLDELTDELNKTDSFENELTIIAKHHLTYFYSMRNHTRIFFQGLNSDPEFMQLMFEHIENYVNLVSDVLDIESILEPKLHAKAFIGILENYKMDILFTNDFTMEDLGQRVNFAVKLFVSGYKHK; from the coding sequence ATGACAGCATACCCTTCAGAACAGAAAAGATATATGATTTTAGATTCAGCATTTTATTTATTCTCAACGAAAGGTTTTTACGAAACCAAGATATCTGAAATTGCTGAACATGCAGGTATAGCCAAAGGTACCGTTTATTTATATTTCTCAAGTAAAGAAGAACTGTTTAAGGAAATAACGAGAAGAAATTTTAGTCTATTTCTTGACGAGTTAACAGACGAGTTAAATAAAACAGATTCTTTTGAAAATGAGTTAACCATTATTGCCAAACATCATCTAACTTATTTTTATAGTATGAGAAATCATACTAGGATTTTTTTTCAAGGGTTAAATAGTGACCCAGAGTTTATGCAATTAATGTTTGAGCATATTGAAAATTATGTAAACTTAGTTTCAGATGTACTAGATATAGAATCAATACTGGAACCAAAATTACATGCAAAAGCGTTTATTGGTATTCTCGAAAATTATAAAATGGATATTTTGTTCACAAATGACTTTACAATGGAAGATCTAGGGCAAAGAGTTAATTTTGCAGTAAAGCTATTTGTGAGTGGTTATAAGCATAAATAG
- the yihA gene encoding ribosome biogenesis GTP-binding protein YihA/YsxC — protein MKVNQAEFIISAVGPDQYPEDGLPEIALAGRSNVGKSSLINKMINRKNLARTSSQPGKTQTLNYYRINTDLYFVDLPGYGYAKVSKSRRQEWGEMIERYLLEREQLKAVLQIIDLRHPPTKDDIAMYEWLVYQQIPRIIITTKADKISKNKRNKHLKVIKDTLNLEKEDPILLFSSEEGLGKDELWGLIQNQITKS, from the coding sequence GTGAAAGTAAATCAGGCAGAATTTATTATTAGTGCAGTAGGACCAGATCAATATCCTGAAGATGGATTGCCAGAAATTGCACTTGCTGGTCGTTCTAATGTAGGGAAATCATCTTTAATTAATAAAATGATTAATCGAAAAAATTTAGCAAGAACAAGTTCTCAGCCAGGTAAAACACAAACTTTGAATTATTATCGCATTAATACAGATTTGTATTTTGTTGATCTTCCAGGTTATGGTTATGCTAAAGTTTCAAAGTCTCGAAGACAAGAATGGGGAGAAATGATCGAACGATATTTGTTAGAGAGAGAACAATTAAAAGCGGTTTTACAAATTATTGATCTTCGTCATCCACCTACTAAAGATGATATTGCCATGTATGAATGGTTAGTATATCAGCAAATTCCTCGCATAATCATTACTACAAAAGCTGATAAAATTTCAAAAAATAAAAGAAATAAACATTTAAAAGTAATAAAAGATACATTGAACCTTGAAAAAGAAGATCCAATCTTATTATTTTCATCTGAAGAAGGATTGGGGAAAGATGAATTATGGGGACTTATTCAAAACCAAATTACCAAATCATAA